The genome window CCTTGGCGGTGGCGGCTGCCGTGACCTCTTCCATCAAGCTGGGAACGTCGATTGCCGTGGCGTTTGCGCGCAGTCCCATGGTGACGGCCTATACCGCCTGGGACATTCAGAAGGCGTCGCAGGGACGATTGATCCTGGGACTGGGGTCGCAGGTGAAGGCGCACAACCAGCGGCGGTTCTCGGTGAAGTTCGAGTCGCCGGGACCGAAGTTGCGCGAAGTGGTGGTGGCGCTGCGCGCCATTTGGGAATGCTGGCAGCAAGGAACGCCGCTGCGTTTCCAGGGCCAGTTCTACCAGTTCGACCTGATGACGCCATTTTTCAACCCCGGTCCCATCGCCCACCCCGACATTCCCATTTTCATCGCGGGCGTGAACCGCCACATGTGTCGCGTGGCAGGCGAGGTTTGCAACGGCCTGCACGTCCATCCCTTCCACACGCCCAAGTACCTCCGCGAGTACGTGCACGCGGCGGTAGAGGAAGGACTGCGCCTCTCAGGCCGACCACGTCAGAGTTTTACCTTGGCGACGGCCAGCTTCGTGGTGGTGGGCGACACCGAGCAGGAGCGTGCCCGGAACACGGAAGCGGTACGGCAGCAGATCGCGTTTTACGCCTCCACCCGGACTTACGCGCCGGTGTTGGAGACGCACGGCTGGGAAGGCATCATGCCGGAACTGCACCGCAAATCGCTCGAAGGGGACTGGAAGGGAATGGCGCGTCTGATCACCGATGAGATGCTCGATACCATCGCGGTGAGCGGGACCTACGAGACCATCGGCCCGAAGCTGCGCGAACGCTATCGCGGATTGCTGGACCGCCTGGCGCTCTACCAGCCCTACGAGACTTCCGTAGACGACGCGCGCCTGACTGCGCTGGCGAGAGAGTTCCATAAACGATAGTCTGAAGGCCGAGCCCAAATACAAGGGTTTCTGGGCCATCCAATGAGGAGGCGGCATGGCTGTCTGTACTGAGATTGCGCCGGACATTTTTCGCATCTCTATTTTCGCTGCATGGGGTGACCTGCAGTTCAACCACTTCCTGGTGAAGGACGAGGAGCCGCTGCTGTTTCACACCGGCCTGCGGGGAATGCACGCGGAGATTCGTGAGGCGGTCTCGAAGCTCATCAACCTCTCGGATTTGCGGCACATCAGCTTCAGCCACTTCGAGTCGGATGAGTGCGGCTCGCTCAACGAGTGGCTGGCCGTGGCTCCCAAGGCGGAAGTGATCTGCAGCCAGGTCGGCGCGATGGTGAGCGTGAACGACTTCATTGGCCGCGAGTCACGCGCCCTGGCGGACGGTGAAACCTTCTCCACCGGAAAGTATCGCTTCCGCTATTGCCAGACGCCCCACCTGCCGCACGGCTGGGACGCCGGTGTGCTCTTCGAGGAGACGCAGAAGACGTTGCTGTGTTCGGACCTGTTCCATCAGACCGGCGACGTGGAACCGCTCACATCTTCCGACGTGGTCGGACGTTCGCAGCAGGCGATGAAGGAGTATCAAGCGGGAGTTCTTGCGGATTATGTTCCCTATACACCG of Terriglobales bacterium contains these proteins:
- a CDS encoding TIGR03617 family F420-dependent LLM class oxidoreductase, which gives rise to MVLDVALRDYDLQNVPEQARRAEAAGYDCLWTQETQHDPFLPLAVAAAVTSSIKLGTSIAVAFARSPMVTAYTAWDIQKASQGRLILGLGSQVKAHNQRRFSVKFESPGPKLREVVVALRAIWECWQQGTPLRFQGQFYQFDLMTPFFNPGPIAHPDIPIFIAGVNRHMCRVAGEVCNGLHVHPFHTPKYLREYVHAAVEEGLRLSGRPRQSFTLATASFVVVGDTEQERARNTEAVRQQIAFYASTRTYAPVLETHGWEGIMPELHRKSLEGDWKGMARLITDEMLDTIAVSGTYETIGPKLRERYRGLLDRLALYQPYETSVDDARLTALAREFHKR
- a CDS encoding MBL fold metallo-hydrolase — translated: MAVCTEIAPDIFRISIFAAWGDLQFNHFLVKDEEPLLFHTGLRGMHAEIREAVSKLINLSDLRHISFSHFESDECGSLNEWLAVAPKAEVICSQVGAMVSVNDFIGRESRALADGETFSTGKYRFRYCQTPHLPHGWDAGVLFEETQKTLLCSDLFHQTGDVEPLTSSDVVGRSQQAMKEYQAGVLADYVPYTPLTEQNLKKLADLKPKTLAIMHGSSFTGDCSRALDELNVAFREVFGRQK